A single window of Meiothermus sp. DNA harbors:
- a CDS encoding peptidoglycan DD-metalloendopeptidase family protein, translating to MAISELLGSVLATGVLGLPLGVTQANLPGTEIKVSSPPRKGWVIYTVKPGDTLSQIARRYRVDAKAIMYSSGLEGVALRPGQELRIPLAEESGAEIRLPPGVRTYVVRRGDTVESVARRFDLTVLGLVSANPGLPSLDRLEVGSTLYIPTGEPGLLVRLKPGENIQDLANRFGLSLSAVAKANALNLPTDVQVGDLVLLPGVQAKATYERLLQIREAERKAREEEQRRLAEERRKREEARQKQLEEQRRLQQARLRQQQQVQTQPRLRRANAVVAAAGYRWPMSSFTITTYFGRRGVFQRFHTGIDLAAPTGTPIYAARAGQVDTAGWSRFGYGLHVILDHGGAQETLYGHMSRIAVRPGQWVARGELIGYVGSTGWSTGPHLHFEVRVGGAARNPMAYLP from the coding sequence TTGGCCATCAGTGAACTCTTGGGCAGTGTGCTGGCAACGGGTGTCCTCGGACTGCCCCTAGGAGTGACCCAAGCCAACCTGCCGGGAACCGAAATCAAGGTAAGCTCACCCCCCCGCAAGGGATGGGTAATCTACACCGTGAAGCCTGGCGATACCCTGAGCCAGATCGCGCGCCGCTACCGGGTAGATGCCAAGGCCATCATGTACAGCAGTGGCCTCGAGGGGGTTGCGTTGCGGCCGGGGCAGGAGTTGCGAATCCCCTTGGCTGAGGAGTCCGGCGCTGAAATTCGCCTTCCGCCTGGAGTGCGCACCTATGTTGTGCGCCGGGGCGATACGGTGGAGTCGGTGGCCCGTCGCTTCGACCTGACAGTCTTGGGATTGGTCTCGGCTAACCCCGGACTGCCCAGCCTGGATCGGCTCGAGGTGGGTTCTACGCTTTACATTCCCACCGGGGAGCCGGGCCTTCTGGTTCGGCTCAAGCCCGGCGAAAACATCCAGGACTTGGCCAACCGCTTTGGACTCTCGTTGTCCGCAGTGGCTAAAGCCAACGCACTCAACCTACCCACCGATGTCCAGGTAGGCGATTTAGTGCTCTTGCCGGGAGTTCAGGCCAAGGCTACCTACGAGCGCCTCTTGCAAATCCGCGAAGCCGAGCGCAAGGCACGTGAAGAAGAGCAGCGTCGTCTGGCCGAAGAGCGGCGCAAGCGCGAGGAAGCCCGCCAAAAGCAGCTTGAAGAACAGCGCCGTCTGCAGCAGGCCCGCTTGCGCCAGCAACAACAAGTCCAAACCCAGCCTCGCCTTCGCCGGGCCAATGCAGTGGTAGCTGCAGCGGGCTACCGCTGGCCGATGTCGAGCTTTACCATCACCACCTACTTTGGCCGCCGGGGTGTTTTTCAGCGCTTCCACACCGGTATAGACCTCGCTGCCCCAACCGGCACCCCTATCTACGCCGCTCGGGCGGGTCAGGTTGATACTGCCGGCTGGAGCCGTTTTGGCTATGGACTGCATGTCATCCTCGACCACGGCGGGGCCCAAGAGACCCTCTACGGGCACATGTCGCGCATTGCGGTGCGTCCGGGCCAGTGGGTGGCCAGAGGTGAGTTAATCGGCTACGTGGGCTCAACCGGCTGGAGCACCGGCCCGCACCTGCACTTTGAGGTGCGGGTAGGGGGAGCGGCCCGCAACCCCATGGCCTACCTTCCTTGA
- the rho gene encoding transcription termination factor Rho yields MPKNSTTEPNPETQVALTRTGKKVRRKVQSNVPLSYQELSSRILPELHLLAAEAGIPNYKKLSKDELVMLLLSQEATEEGLVIAQGYLEISQDGYGFLQESLYTMDSRTVIVSAGLIKQYQLRTGDYVVGKARPARENERYGTLMKVEAVNNLDPETAAKRPKFDDLIPQFPDRQIILETTGEESSNRVIDLLAPIGRGQRGLIVAPPKAGKTTLLKKIAKAVLRNEPDIKVIVLLIDERPEEVTDFRESVEGADVIASTFDEPPQNHIRVAEFVHERSRRIVEEGGHVLILLDSITRLARANNLVTPPTGRTLSGGLDSAALHFPKRFLGAARNIRGGGSLTILATALVETGSRMDDVIFEEFKGTGNMELHLSRRLEERRIFPAIDILKSGTRREELLLGQEVIQKMWLLRKVLADMDPAEAMEMLLGRLSRTKTNKEFLATLGGK; encoded by the coding sequence ATGCCAAAAAACAGTACCACCGAACCCAACCCCGAAACCCAGGTCGCCTTAACCCGCACCGGCAAGAAAGTGCGGCGCAAGGTTCAGAGCAACGTGCCCCTCAGCTATCAGGAGCTCTCGAGCCGCATCCTGCCCGAGCTGCACCTTTTGGCCGCCGAAGCCGGCATACCCAACTACAAAAAGCTCTCCAAAGACGAACTGGTTATGCTCTTGCTCTCGCAGGAGGCCACTGAAGAAGGCCTGGTCATTGCCCAGGGCTACTTGGAGATTAGCCAAGATGGCTACGGCTTCTTGCAGGAGAGCCTCTACACCATGGACTCTCGCACGGTTATCGTTTCGGCGGGCCTGATCAAGCAGTACCAGCTCCGCACCGGCGACTATGTGGTGGGCAAGGCCCGTCCAGCACGTGAGAACGAGCGCTACGGCACCCTGATGAAGGTGGAGGCGGTCAACAACCTCGACCCGGAGACCGCCGCCAAGCGTCCCAAGTTCGACGACCTGATACCGCAGTTCCCCGACCGACAGATTATCCTCGAGACCACCGGCGAGGAGTCCTCCAACCGGGTTATAGATCTGCTGGCCCCCATCGGGCGCGGCCAGCGCGGCCTGATCGTAGCCCCGCCCAAGGCCGGCAAGACCACCCTATTGAAGAAAATTGCCAAAGCTGTGCTCAGAAACGAGCCCGATATTAAGGTCATCGTGCTCCTGATCGACGAGCGCCCCGAGGAGGTCACCGACTTCCGCGAGTCGGTGGAGGGGGCCGATGTCATTGCCTCGACCTTCGACGAGCCCCCGCAAAACCACATCCGGGTGGCCGAGTTTGTGCATGAGCGCAGCCGCCGGATTGTGGAAGAAGGCGGGCATGTGCTCATCCTGCTGGACTCCATCACCCGTCTGGCTCGAGCCAACAACCTGGTCACCCCGCCCACGGGTCGGACGCTCTCGGGCGGTCTGGACTCGGCGGCCCTACATTTTCCCAAGCGCTTCTTGGGCGCGGCCCGCAACATTCGGGGCGGCGGTTCCCTCACCATTTTGGCGACGGCCCTGGTCGAGACCGGTAGCCGCATGGACGATGTAATCTTCGAAGAGTTCAAAGGTACCGGCAACATGGAGCTGCACCTTTCTCGTCGTCTGGAGGAACGCCGCATCTTCCCGGCCATCGACATCCTTAAGTCGGGCACCCGGCGCGAGGAGCTCCTGCTGGGCCAGGAAGTGATTCAAAAAATGTGGTTATTGCGCAAGGTGCTGGCCGATATGGATCCCGCCGAGGCCATGGAAATGCTGCTCGGGCGCTTGTCCCGTACCAAGACCAACAAAGAGTTCCTTGCAACTTTGGGGGGAAAGTAG
- the fsa gene encoding fructose-6-phosphate aldolase gives MDLYLDTAEVSEIREIAAWGVLAGVTTNPSLIAKAGRPLEPTIKEICGIVQGPVSAEVVSTTAAEMVAEGRRLAAIDEHVVVKLPTTIDGLKACKTLSAEGIRINMTLVFSANQALLCAKAGAWCVSPFLGRIDDISWEGMDLIREISDLFRIQNLGTRILAASIRHPRHVTQAALLGADIATMPAKVFQQLIKHPLTDLGLKAFLEDWAKASAQV, from the coding sequence ATGGACTTGTACCTCGATACTGCCGAAGTGAGCGAAATCAGGGAGATTGCGGCCTGGGGCGTGCTGGCGGGCGTCACCACCAACCCTTCTTTAATCGCCAAGGCGGGGCGTCCGCTCGAGCCCACCATCAAGGAAATATGCGGGATCGTGCAGGGGCCGGTTTCGGCGGAAGTGGTCTCTACCACTGCTGCCGAGATGGTAGCCGAGGGGCGCCGTCTGGCCGCCATTGATGAACACGTGGTGGTCAAGCTGCCCACCACCATCGACGGGCTCAAAGCCTGCAAAACCCTCTCTGCAGAGGGCATCCGCATCAACATGACCCTGGTGTTTTCGGCCAACCAGGCGCTTTTATGCGCCAAAGCCGGGGCCTGGTGTGTTTCGCCCTTTTTGGGCCGCATAGACGACATTTCCTGGGAAGGCATGGACTTGATCCGCGAGATTAGCGATCTCTTTCGGATACAAAACCTCGGCACCCGCATCCTGGCCGCCTCCATCCGCCACCCCCGGCATGTCACCCAGGCCGCCCTCTTGGGAGCCGACATCGCTACTATGCCGGCCAAGGTGTTTCAGCAGCTCATCAAGCATCCCCTCACCGACCTAGGCCTGAAGGCCTTCCTGGAAGACTGGGCCAAGGCCAGCGCCCAGGTTTAG
- the ileS gene encoding isoleucine--tRNA ligase, giving the protein MVEEKKLFQEVAEPNFPKLEEAVLAFWRENDIFAKSDQKPAPKGEFVFYEGPPTANGKPAMHHVLARSFKDIFPRYKTMQGFHVTRKGGWDTHGLPVEIAVEKKLGVLGRKALSPEQIAEFTQQCREWVFANIEDWNYFTERMGMWVDLENAYVTYHNSYIESVWNLLKRMWDKGMVVQDYKVVPLSPRISTTLSQNEIADGYREVDDPSVYVRFPLKLETTPLAVRSKLLAQGVRLEELKNLAILVWTTTPWTLPSNTMAAVNPQMDYAVVRSPSVGHLILATEAVERLKELHQEELEVVAHLKGSDMEWWEYTPPFPEVCVELGVVKEQGEKRPDGRPVMHFVALADFVSADDGSGVAHEAPVYGAEDLELARQYGTPLLFGTNEYGVMQVTDERGKFFKEADKGLIRIMKERGVLYHAGQIRHRYPFHDRTGDPILYFAKPSWYIKTSNFRQELYENNEQINWIPEHIKHGRFGNWLKDNVDWAISRERYWGTPLPFWVSEDGSEKICVGSVQELSELAGRDLSHLDLHRPYVDEITFVKNGKTFRRVPEVLDVWFDSGAMPYAQWHLMVDAEGRPLPGYESNFEQWRKHFPADYICEAIDQTRGWFYSLHAISTLLYNQPCFKNVICLGHLVDEKGHKMSKSKGNVVEPLPMFDKYGADAVRWYLFTGSEPGEQKRFSERLVQEAQRGFLGTLWNVYSFFVLYANLDKPDLQNRPPVEARPEMDRWLVARQQQMIERVTAALEAYDARGAGKELEQFVEELSNWYVRRNRRRFWKNDDPTDREAAYATLWEALVGVVQLASPFTPFVAEALWQNLVRSIVPEAAESVHLSDWPKADPKLIDQTLLTQMGAVVKVVGLARSARAISGIKTRIPLPKVLVTAPTEAELAGLRHFAGEIAEELNVKQVEVLGLGEELLTYRVLPNLPVLGKKYGKRVPAIRAALAELDSQMVAKTLKAGRSLSLEIEGERIMLAPEEVLLEALSPEGYSAQEEGGYMAALEVKLDEQLLLEGLSRDLIRLVQQARKEMGLNVSDRIHLTYAAEGKYATSLAQFGPRIQEETLALSLVQGEPVGFVVELSDEEGTVKFGLSKA; this is encoded by the coding sequence ATGGTAGAGGAAAAAAAGCTATTTCAAGAGGTCGCCGAGCCCAACTTCCCCAAGCTCGAGGAGGCGGTACTGGCCTTCTGGCGCGAGAATGATATTTTTGCCAAATCCGACCAGAAGCCCGCACCCAAAGGTGAGTTTGTCTTTTATGAAGGCCCCCCCACGGCCAACGGCAAACCCGCCATGCACCACGTGCTGGCCCGCAGCTTCAAGGACATCTTTCCCCGTTACAAAACCATGCAGGGCTTCCACGTGACCCGCAAGGGGGGCTGGGATACCCACGGCCTGCCCGTAGAAATTGCGGTGGAGAAAAAACTGGGCGTGCTGGGCCGCAAAGCCCTGAGCCCCGAGCAGATTGCCGAATTCACCCAACAGTGCCGCGAGTGGGTGTTTGCCAACATTGAGGACTGGAACTACTTCACCGAGCGGATGGGCATGTGGGTCGACCTCGAGAACGCCTACGTAACCTATCACAACAGCTATATCGAGTCGGTGTGGAACCTCCTGAAGCGCATGTGGGATAAGGGTATGGTGGTGCAGGACTACAAGGTGGTGCCGCTATCGCCCCGCATCTCCACCACCTTATCGCAAAACGAGATCGCCGACGGCTACCGCGAAGTAGACGACCCCAGTGTGTACGTGCGCTTCCCGCTGAAGCTGGAAACCACGCCCCTGGCGGTGCGGTCAAAGCTCCTGGCCCAGGGTGTACGGCTGGAAGAGCTGAAGAACCTGGCCATTCTGGTCTGGACTACCACACCCTGGACACTGCCCTCCAACACCATGGCGGCAGTGAACCCCCAGATGGACTATGCGGTGGTGCGCTCGCCCTCAGTGGGGCACCTGATTCTGGCTACTGAGGCGGTAGAGCGGCTAAAGGAGCTGCACCAAGAAGAGCTCGAGGTGGTCGCACACCTGAAGGGCTCGGACATGGAGTGGTGGGAGTACACCCCCCCCTTCCCCGAAGTATGCGTGGAGCTCGGGGTGGTGAAGGAGCAGGGTGAAAAGCGCCCGGACGGCAGGCCGGTCATGCACTTTGTGGCCCTGGCCGACTTCGTGAGCGCCGACGACGGCTCGGGGGTAGCCCACGAAGCCCCGGTTTACGGCGCCGAAGACCTGGAACTTGCCCGCCAATACGGCACCCCGCTGCTCTTTGGCACCAACGAGTATGGGGTGATGCAAGTCACCGACGAGCGGGGCAAGTTTTTCAAGGAAGCTGACAAGGGCCTCATTCGCATCATGAAGGAGCGGGGCGTCTTGTACCATGCGGGCCAGATTCGTCACCGCTACCCCTTCCATGACCGCACCGGCGACCCCATTCTGTACTTCGCCAAGCCAAGCTGGTACATCAAAACCTCTAACTTCCGCCAAGAGCTCTACGAGAACAACGAGCAGATCAACTGGATTCCCGAGCACATCAAGCACGGGCGCTTCGGCAACTGGCTCAAGGACAACGTGGACTGGGCCATCAGCCGGGAGCGCTACTGGGGTACCCCGCTGCCCTTCTGGGTTTCGGAGGATGGGTCGGAGAAAATCTGTGTGGGTAGCGTGCAGGAGCTTTCTGAGCTGGCCGGCCGCGATTTATCGCACCTCGACCTGCACCGACCTTACGTGGACGAAATCACTTTTGTAAAGAATGGCAAGACCTTCCGCCGGGTTCCAGAGGTGCTGGACGTATGGTTCGACTCCGGGGCCATGCCCTATGCCCAGTGGCACCTGATGGTAGATGCGGAAGGCCGACCACTGCCGGGCTATGAGTCCAACTTTGAGCAGTGGCGTAAGCACTTTCCCGCCGACTATATCTGCGAGGCCATCGACCAGACCCGCGGCTGGTTCTACTCGCTGCACGCCATCTCCACCCTGTTGTACAACCAGCCCTGCTTCAAAAACGTGATCTGCTTGGGGCATTTGGTCGACGAAAAGGGCCACAAGATGTCGAAGAGCAAGGGCAACGTGGTGGAGCCACTGCCCATGTTCGACAAGTACGGGGCCGATGCGGTGCGCTGGTATCTGTTTACGGGCTCTGAACCCGGCGAGCAAAAGCGCTTCTCCGAGCGGCTGGTACAGGAGGCCCAGCGGGGCTTTTTGGGTACCCTCTGGAATGTCTATAGCTTTTTTGTGCTGTACGCCAACCTGGATAAGCCCGACCTGCAAAACCGCCCCCCGGTGGAGGCCCGCCCGGAGATGGATCGGTGGCTGGTGGCACGCCAACAACAGATGATTGAGCGGGTGACGGCTGCGCTCGAGGCCTACGACGCCCGGGGAGCCGGAAAGGAGCTCGAGCAGTTCGTCGAGGAGCTCTCCAACTGGTATGTGCGGCGCAACCGCCGCCGTTTCTGGAAAAACGACGACCCCACCGACCGTGAAGCTGCCTATGCCACCCTCTGGGAGGCTTTGGTGGGGGTGGTGCAGCTAGCCTCCCCTTTCACCCCCTTTGTGGCCGAGGCCCTGTGGCAGAACTTGGTGCGCTCGATAGTGCCCGAGGCTGCCGAGTCGGTGCACCTATCCGACTGGCCTAAAGCCGACCCCAAGCTGATAGACCAAACCCTGCTCACCCAGATGGGGGCCGTGGTAAAGGTGGTGGGGCTGGCCCGCAGTGCTAGAGCCATCAGCGGCATCAAAACCCGTATACCGCTGCCAAAAGTCTTGGTGACCGCACCTACCGAGGCCGAGTTGGCCGGCCTGCGTCACTTTGCGGGTGAAATCGCCGAGGAATTGAACGTCAAGCAGGTCGAGGTACTGGGGCTGGGTGAGGAGCTGCTGACCTACCGGGTGCTGCCCAACCTGCCGGTGTTGGGTAAAAAATATGGTAAGCGGGTTCCCGCCATCCGGGCTGCCCTGGCCGAGCTAGATAGCCAGATGGTGGCCAAAACCCTCAAGGCGGGCCGCAGCCTGAGCCTCGAGATTGAGGGCGAGCGTATTATGCTGGCGCCCGAGGAGGTGCTGCTCGAGGCCCTCTCGCCCGAAGGCTACTCGGCCCAAGAAGAGGGGGGTTATATGGCGGCGCTCGAGGTTAAGCTGGACGAACAGTTGTTGCTGGAAGGCCTCAGCCGCGACCTGATCCGGCTGGTGCAGCAGGCCCGTAAGGAGATGGGCCTGAACGTTTCCGATCGCATTCATCTGACCTATGCCGCCGAGGGCAAATATGCCACATCGCTGGCCCAGTTTGGCCCCAGGATTCAGGAGGAGACCCTGGCCCTGTCGCTTGTTCAGGGTGAGCCGGTGGGTTTTGTGGTCGAGCTTTCCGACGAAGAGGGTACCGTCAAGTTTGGGCTGAGCAAGGCCTGA
- a CDS encoding heavy metal-responsive transcriptional regulator: MYRIGELAREAGVSTDTLRFYEREGLLRPEERSEGGYRLYEAEALQRLRFIKQAQALGLTLEEIRAVLEVMEGGRPPCADVRRVLRQKVTLLEQRIAELTALRDTLASRLEWAEAHPDPACDGKDHCVYLDPTPA; the protein is encoded by the coding sequence ATGTACCGCATCGGCGAGCTTGCCAGGGAAGCCGGGGTCAGCACCGACACCCTGCGCTTCTACGAACGCGAGGGCTTGTTGCGCCCAGAAGAGCGCAGCGAGGGGGGCTACCGCCTCTACGAGGCCGAGGCCCTGCAGCGTCTGCGCTTCATCAAACAGGCCCAGGCTCTGGGTCTGACGCTGGAGGAGATCCGGGCGGTGCTCGAGGTCATGGAGGGAGGCCGCCCTCCCTGCGCCGACGTGCGCCGGGTGCTGCGCCAGAAGGTGACCCTGCTGGAGCAGCGCATCGCCGAACTCACCGCCCTGCGCGATACCTTGGCCTCTCGGCTAGAGTGGGCCGAGGCGCACCCCGACCCCGCCTGCGACGGCAAGGATCACTGCGTCTACCTCGACCCCACCCCAGCCTGA
- a CDS encoding heavy-metal-associated domain-containing protein → MENTRQYRLKVPGMHCSGCIRTVEAALKRVPGTVRVRVDYLRKEATVEGEASLETWLAELQAVGYPAQVIPERAR, encoded by the coding sequence ATGGAAAACACACGCCAGTACAGGCTCAAGGTTCCGGGGATGCACTGCTCAGGCTGCATCCGTACGGTAGAAGCCGCCCTCAAGCGCGTGCCCGGCACGGTGCGGGTACGGGTGGACTACCTGCGCAAGGAGGCCACGGTGGAGGGTGAAGCTTCATTGGAAACCTGGCTCGCCGAATTGCAAGCCGTGGGCTATCCCGCCCAGGTGATCCCTGAGAGGGCGCGATGA
- the merA gene encoding mercury(II) reductase — protein MSYDLLIVGSGSAGVAAALEAASRGAKAAVVEGGVLGGTCVNVGCVPSKALLRAAEAFHKAGHHPFQGIQTQAGRVELERVIRQKDDLVGSLRQEKYAEVLKAAGVSLIQGQARFLDGETLEVNGQAYKARRYLLATGAVPTLPPIPGLAESQPWTYLEALSPDTQPKSLLVIGGGPIGLEIAQAYARLGTRVTVLEATPYLLPAEDPELSTLLRGYLEAEGLSVHSGVRVQQVERDGEFRIHTHGGVYRAERLLVATGRKARTEGLNLEAAGVGLGPRGEIQVDEYLRSSNPRIFAAGDAAGLLQFVYVAAQSGRIAARNALGEVEALELQAVPRVTFTDPALATVGLTEEEARGRYGSAIRVSRLPLGQLPKSMAQHDHRGLFKLVVNAEGVVLGLSILAPEAGDALQEAVLAVKFGLHYRDLIDTFHPYLTLAEGIRLVAQALDTEVGMLSCCA, from the coding sequence ATGAGCTACGACCTGCTGATCGTGGGCAGCGGCTCAGCGGGGGTGGCAGCCGCTTTGGAAGCGGCCTCGAGAGGGGCCAAAGCCGCGGTCGTTGAGGGTGGGGTTCTGGGCGGAACCTGCGTCAACGTGGGCTGCGTGCCTTCCAAGGCTTTGCTGCGAGCTGCCGAAGCCTTCCACAAGGCAGGGCATCACCCCTTCCAGGGTATCCAGACCCAAGCTGGGAGGGTCGAGCTGGAGCGGGTTATCCGGCAAAAGGATGACCTGGTGGGCAGCCTGCGCCAGGAGAAGTACGCAGAGGTGCTAAAGGCCGCCGGTGTCTCCCTGATCCAGGGCCAGGCCCGTTTTCTCGACGGGGAGACCCTGGAGGTGAACGGGCAAGCCTACAAGGCCAGGCGCTACCTGCTCGCCACCGGTGCAGTGCCAACCCTGCCCCCGATCCCCGGTCTGGCCGAAAGTCAACCCTGGACCTACCTCGAGGCCCTCTCCCCAGATACCCAGCCCAAGAGCCTGCTGGTAATCGGCGGGGGACCCATCGGGCTGGAGATCGCCCAGGCCTATGCCCGGCTGGGAACCAGAGTGACGGTGCTCGAGGCCACTCCCTACCTGCTCCCCGCCGAAGACCCCGAGCTCTCCACCCTGCTGCGGGGCTACCTCGAGGCCGAAGGACTTTCGGTTCACAGCGGGGTCAGGGTGCAGCAGGTAGAGCGCGACGGCGAATTTCGGATACACACCCACGGTGGGGTCTACCGTGCCGAACGACTGCTGGTAGCAACAGGACGCAAAGCCCGCACCGAGGGGCTGAACCTGGAGGCCGCCGGAGTCGGGCTGGGCCCACGGGGGGAGATCCAAGTGGACGAATACCTCAGGAGCAGCAACCCCCGCATCTTCGCGGCGGGTGATGCCGCGGGTTTACTGCAGTTCGTCTACGTGGCCGCCCAATCCGGGCGCATCGCGGCCCGGAATGCCCTGGGGGAAGTGGAAGCGCTCGAGCTGCAGGCGGTGCCCCGCGTGACCTTCACCGACCCCGCCCTGGCCACGGTGGGGCTTACCGAGGAGGAAGCCCGCGGGCGGTACGGTTCAGCCATCCGGGTGTCCCGGCTTCCCTTGGGGCAGCTTCCCAAATCCATGGCGCAGCATGACCACCGGGGGCTGTTCAAGCTGGTGGTGAACGCTGAGGGTGTGGTGCTGGGGCTGTCCATCCTGGCTCCCGAAGCCGGGGATGCCCTGCAAGAAGCGGTGCTGGCGGTCAAGTTCGGCCTCCATTACCGTGACCTGATCGACACCTTCCATCCCTATCTCACGTTGGCCGAGGGCATCCGACTCGTAGCTCAGGCCCTCGATACCGAGGTGGGGATGCTCTCGTGCTGTGCGTGA
- a CDS encoding mercuric reductase, with amino-acid sequence MKRFDAVIIGAGQAGPALAGQLVKHGRKVAIAEGYRFGGSCVNYGCRPTKTLIASARAVHMARRGLDFGFSTGFVEVNWDRVRERVIQIVESTSAGIEKGLRSMEGLEVYSAYAAFEGQHNGLYRVRVGDEVVEAPQVFLNTGTRALVPPIEGIDQVPWLDSEGLLHLEVLPRHLIILGGSYIGLEMGQAFRRLGSQVTIIETSECLINREDEDIKKEVHRVFQREGIAIHTFSKVYKVEPSSHGGVLVYLRNEQDGSEHVLTGSHWLIAIGRVPNSDKLNLDSVGIETDGRGYIKVNEHLQTTAPGVYALGDVNGKGAFTHTSYQDYEIVRDNLLYGANRKHTDRTMTYALFTDPPLGGVGMSEQEARDSGRRVLMAVKPMKRIGRAVEQDETDGLIKLLVDADSEQFLGASVLGLHGDEVVQAISYFMATGSSYRVMMNTLPIHPTVAEFLPTLLGELKPLD; translated from the coding sequence ATGAAACGATTCGATGCGGTTATTATCGGTGCGGGGCAAGCCGGGCCTGCACTGGCGGGCCAGTTGGTCAAGCATGGGCGTAAAGTGGCGATTGCCGAGGGCTATCGTTTTGGTGGTTCCTGCGTCAATTATGGCTGCCGTCCTACCAAAACCCTGATTGCCAGCGCCCGGGCGGTACATATGGCTCGACGTGGACTCGACTTTGGGTTCTCTACCGGGTTCGTAGAAGTTAACTGGGATCGGGTTCGAGAGCGTGTAATTCAGATTGTAGAAAGCACTAGTGCCGGCATTGAAAAGGGTTTGCGCTCCATGGAGGGCCTCGAGGTCTATTCTGCCTACGCGGCCTTCGAGGGACAACACAATGGCCTTTACCGAGTGCGGGTAGGTGATGAAGTCGTCGAAGCCCCACAGGTTTTTCTCAACACCGGAACCCGCGCCCTGGTACCACCCATTGAGGGCATTGACCAGGTACCCTGGCTGGACAGCGAGGGCTTGTTGCACCTCGAGGTCTTGCCACGGCACTTGATTATTTTGGGGGGCAGTTATATCGGCCTCGAGATGGGCCAGGCCTTCAGGCGTTTGGGTAGCCAGGTAACCATTATCGAAACCAGCGAGTGCTTAATTAATCGTGAAGATGAAGATATCAAAAAAGAAGTTCATCGAGTGTTTCAGCGCGAGGGCATCGCTATCCATACCTTTAGCAAGGTCTACAAGGTCGAGCCAAGCAGCCATGGGGGCGTGCTAGTCTATCTGCGCAACGAGCAAGACGGCAGTGAACATGTGCTTACTGGATCTCACTGGCTCATCGCCATTGGCCGGGTACCCAACAGCGATAAGCTTAATCTGGACTCTGTCGGTATCGAGACCGATGGGCGGGGCTACATCAAGGTAAACGAACACCTGCAGACCACTGCCCCGGGGGTCTATGCGCTCGGTGATGTAAATGGCAAGGGGGCCTTCACCCACACCAGCTACCAGGACTACGAAATCGTACGGGACAACCTGCTCTATGGGGCGAACCGTAAGCACACCGACCGCACCATGACCTACGCGCTCTTTACCGACCCCCCCCTGGGGGGGGTAGGGATGTCCGAACAGGAGGCCAGGGACTCAGGCCGCCGGGTACTCATGGCAGTGAAACCGATGAAGCGAATCGGGCGAGCCGTCGAACAAGATGAGACCGACGGACTTATCAAACTTTTGGTAGATGCCGACAGCGAGCAATTTTTGGGCGCGTCGGTTTTGGGACTACACGGTGACGAGGTAGTCCAGGCCATTAGCTACTTTATGGCTACGGGCTCGAGCTACCGGGTCATGATGAACACCCTGCCCATTCATCCCACGGTGGCCGAATTTTTACCTACTCTCCTCGGCGAGTTAAAGCCTTTGGATTAG